A stretch of DNA from Panulirus ornatus isolate Po-2019 chromosome 53, ASM3632096v1, whole genome shotgun sequence:
AGTTTCCCGTTGATCTCCGAGAAACAGAGATAACAACAGTTCTGTTGTTGCCTTGTTTGAACAGTAAGAGGAACAGACGCGCAGCAGATTTGTCAACAGACCCTTCATATTGACTACTGTTAACTGATCGTTGCTGGAAGCTTGAGGAAGCTTGGCCCCCCCCAGCAGCCAGGACACGAAGCCTCAGCCGGATGGTAAGGACGTGTGGCGGGAGGAGTGACCCGGAAGACCAAACCTGAGGTTAGGGCGGGAGGAACTGTGGCAACGTTAACCTGGGTTAAGGACGTGTGTCGCTTTCAGGTACGTGGCCAAAGAAAGCGGAAGTGGGTGAGACTGGGGGAAGTGAGGTCAGGGTGAGGCTGagggaagtgaggtcaggtgtgaggctgggggaagtgaggtcaggtgtgaggctgggggaagtGAGGTCAGGGTGAGGCTTggggaagtgaggtcaggtgtgaggctgggggaagtgaggtcaggtgtgaggctgggggaagtgaggtcaggtgtgaggatgggggaagtgaggtcaggtgtcaggctgggggaagtgaggtcaggtgtgaggctgggggaagtGAGGTCAGGATGAGGCTGagggaagtgaggtcaggtgtgaggctgggggaagtgaggtcaggtgtgaggctgggggaagtgaggtcaggtgtgaggctgggggaagtgaggtcaggtgtgaggctgggggaagtgaggtcaggtgtgaggctgggggaagtgaggtcaggtgtgaggctgggggaagtgaggtcaggtgtgaggctggggaaagtgaggtcaggtgtgaggctgggggaagtgaggtcaggtgtgaggctgggggaagtgaggtcaggtgtgaggctggggggagtgaggtcaggtgtgaggctgggggaagtGAGGTCAGGATGAGGCTGagggaagtgaggtcaggtgtgaggctgggggaagtgaggtcagggtgaggctgggggaagtgaggtcaggtgtgaggctgggggaagtgaggtcaggtgtgaggctgggggaagtgaggtcaggtgtgaggctgggggaagtgaggtcaggtgtgaggctgggggaagtgaggtcaggtgtgaggctggggggagtgaggtcaggtgtgaggctgggggaagtgaggtcaggtgtgaggctgggggaagtgaggtcaggtgtgaggctgggggaagtgaggtcaggtgtgaggctgggggaagtgaggtcaggtgtgaggctgggggaagtgaggtcaggtgtgaggctgggggaagtgaggtcaggtgtgaggctgggggagtCAGGGGATGGCTTCAGGCAACCTTCACAATGGTCGTCACCCCACGTCTTCACCAAGAGACGAGGGTCATTCAGTGAACATGGTGTATACATGACATGGTTGTCGGCtgacctgactggctggggagggaagtCACAGCTCACAGTGGCCTTGTGAGGTGGCACAGTGCCGCTGAGACATCATGGAGACGTGCCATCTGTCATGTACAGACGCCCTGCTGTGGGAGGCGCTGCAGGCGACGTTCACCATGGCCCGGGGCTGGTGGCTACTGTGGTAGGGGAGGTCTGCTCCCTCTGGAGGTGGCTATGTTCTGTGTGTGAGTCATGGCTGGACCTGCAGACTCGGACTGGGTTGGACTGGCTGCCTGAGGGATGTTCTTAACAGAACATTTCTTGAACAGTTCGTGAAATTCCTCGAAGCTTTTCTCTTGTTTCTTAAGTTCAGTTGACCTGGTTCTGTCGGCCGTAGTGACCTTGGACTTGTGACCTGCCTTACCAACCCTGTCGTGGTTGACCTTGGAGTTCCTGGACACGGAAcaatttcccgttttctgtggacTGTGCTTGTGTTGTAGGTGAGGCTGGGAGTCACCTGGGACGgtcaggtggtgtgagggggagacacctgggggctgggggctggggctgggtctggccagccgaccatccACTGGTGATGACGTCCACCTCCCAACCTCCTGCGTAAGAAGAGAAGAACAACATTTATCCATAACTTTTGGAGAGGCAGAACTTGGAGGTTTTGGAGAGGCAGAacttggaggtgttggagaggcaGAACTTCGAGGTTTTGGAGAACCAGAACTTGGAGGTTTTGGAGAGGCAGAACTTGAAGGTGTTGGAGAAGCAGAACTTGAGGAATTTGGAGGTGCAGAACTTGGAGGTTTTGGAGAAGCAGAGCTTGGACGTTCTGAAGGAGCAGAACTTGAGGGTTTTGGAGGAGCAGAACTTAGGGTTTTTGGAGGAGCAGAGCTTTCAGATTCTGGAGGAACAGAACTTGAGGACTTTAGAGGCGCACAACTTGAGGGTTTTGGAGACTCAGAATTCGTGGGTTTTGGAGGCGCAGAACCTGAGGGTTTTGGAGGAGTAGAAGTTGAGGGTTTTGGAGGAGTAGAACTTGAGGGTTTTGCAGGCACAGAACTTGAGGGTTTTGGAGGAGTAGAACTTGAGGGTTTTGGAGACGCAGAGCCTAAGGGTTTTGGAGAAGTAGAACTTGAGGGTTTTGCAGGCAAAGATTTTGAGGGTTTTGGAGGAGTAGAACTTGAGGGTTTGGGAGGAGTAGAATGTGAGGGATTTGGAGGAGTAGAACTTGAGGGTTTGGGAGGAGTAGAATGTGAGGGATTTGGAGGAGTAGAACTTGGAGGTTTGTGAGTCGCGGAGTTGGAGGAGGGTTTAAAGGGACAGGTGGAGAGAGTGTGGTTATGTGAAGTGGTTATAGGTTGTATGGGCAAGCAAGGAGGGCACGACTGCTGGTGGGGCAAGCCCTGAAGGTAAGGGTCAAGGGGGCAGGGCCTCGGGGAGTGTGGCAGTGCAGGGCTGGAGCGGGGCTGGTGCTGAATGGGTGTTGAGGGCTTGTTTGGTTGATGCTGTACAGGCGTAGAGGGTCTGGTTGGTTGATGCTGTACAGGCGTAGAGGGTCTGGTTGGTTGATGCTGTACAGGCGTTGAGGGTCTGGTTGGTTGATGCTGTACAGGCGTAGAGGGTCTGGTTGGTTGATGCTGTACAGGCGTTGAGGGTCTGGTTGGTTGATGCTGTACAGGCGTAGAGGGTCTGGTTGGTTGATGCTGTACAGGCGTTGAGGGTCTGGTTGGTTGATGCTGTACAGGCGTTGAGGGTCTGGTTGGTTGATGCTTTACAGGCGTTGAGGGTCTGGTTGGTTGATGCTGTACAGGCGCTGAGGGATTGGTtgtttggtgtgttgttgttgtggttgtggtgttgtgtggttgctgctgctgcactggtggtgaggttgtggctGGTTCATGTTGTACTTCTGGTAATGGTGTGTCTGGTTGTTGCTGTGTTGAGATTGGTTGTTGTACTGCTGTTGAAGGCCTCGGTTGCTGCTGCTTTGGAACTGGCGGTGTGGGACGCTGTCTTTGTACTGTGGCTGTGGTATTGGGTTCCTGCTGAAGGTGTGAGCTGGACGAAGGCTGCACTGGCTGGGGGTGCGGGTCTGCGGGCGGATGTCTGCGCGGGGGACAAGGGGGTCTGCACTGGGGGCGCTGGGGAAGACCTGCTCTGGTTGAGGAGGTGCtggtggagtgtgatggtggtgttggtggtccgGGACAGGCTGGTGGAGCTGGCTGTTGGTGATCGGGATCGGACAATGAGGACATTTTTGTAAGGGAGACAAGtccgttttcttttatcaaagAGGAATCTGGCTTGTGGTCCTCACTGAAGTGTGATGCTGGTGTATGGCACTGTTTCAAGGGGGAATCTGGCTTATGGCCTTGTTTCAAGGGCGACCCTGGTCTGTGGTCCTGCATCAAGGGCGACCCTGGCCTGTGGTCCTTCTTCAGGGGTGATCCTGGTCTGTAGTCCTGCTTCAAGGGCGACCCTGGCTTGTGGTCCTGCTTCAAGGGCGACCCTGGCTTGTGGTCCTGCTTCAAGGGCGACCCTGGCTTGTGGTCCTGCTTCAAGGGCGACCCTGGCTTGTGGTCCTGCTTCAAGGGCGACCCTGGCTTGTGGTCCTGCTTCAAGGGCGACCCTGGCTTGTGGTCCTGCTTGACGGGGGATTCTGGCTTAAAGTCTTGCTTTAATGGGGATTCAGGTCTACGGTTCTCTTTCAGGTTCCCTGGTTTATGGTCCTGTTTCGAAGGGGACCCTGATTTATGGTCCTGTTTCAAGGAGGACCCTGGTTTATGATCCTGTTTCAAGGGGGACTCTGGTTTATGGTCCTGTTTCAAGGAGGACCCTGGTTTATGGTCCTGTTTCAAGGAGGACCCTGGTTTATGATCCTGTTTCAAGGGGGACCCTGATTTATGGTCCTGTTTCAAGGAGGACCCTGGTTTATGGTCCTGTTTCAAGGAGGACCCTGGTTTATGATCCTGTTTCAAGGGGGACTCTGGTTTATGGTCCTGTTTCAAGGAGGACCCTACgcctatcttattttcttttcctgcaGGTAGACTGTCGGTGTGTTCCTTCGGTTCAAGGTCGACCTCTTGCTGGTGTGTGTCGGGTTCGTCTCCCGTGACCCAGGACTGTGGTTCTCCACAAGTGTGGAGGTCTTGTGTTTCACTGTCGCATCTCAGGAAGTCGCGTTTACTTTCTTCAGAAGAATAACTTCTTTGCATTGCATGTGAAGTTGCCTTCGACTTGGAGGGTGTGTATTTGGGTTTGTTTGGAGGCAGTGGCGGTGGCGTACGTCCGTGTGAAGCGCCGAGGGAACTATCTTGCTGGGGAACAGTTGGCCGTTGTTGCAGGAGAGCCAGGCCTTCCTGCGTCGCTTTGGTGTTTGTGGAGTCCTGCAGCGGCATCTTGTGGCCAGGTTGGATGGCTGGCGGTGGCTGGCTGGGCGgaggtgggtgctggggagaCCTGGTCACACTGGACGACTCTGGTAGAGAGACCTGCCTCGACAATGGCTTACCTGATGGAGTGGTTTTATCGGGCGACCGTCTCGTCTGTCGACTGTGTTGGTTTTCTTCGTTTTTATTGGTTGAGTTTCTCATGTTGTGGTTCTCAACGTTTGTGTCGGAATCtaatgtgtttgttttttgtgcttGAGGTTTGTGTTTGTATCTGGATTCTTGCAAGGATGCTTTCCTGAAGAGTGCGTCATAAGGGCaaggcagtggttgtggtggttgcgaCG
This window harbors:
- the LOC139765283 gene encoding uncharacterized protein isoform X1, which gives rise to MRHCAVLLSSGPTTETRTTPAPEDDSGSDTHDQCPFRLILSIRPASCAMVRRVGGRAARGNTRGRKVSESRGRGKTVRFADSVVQGTVVDGGAHGCGHPQRRPGGGSSTPQRNVTIDVVDSERFYRRSDGRFVRRGGVRLDPAGVYGPIPYTSSHPVTPQDIMRNVRYRDTNQYRENHNNCPFRELLRIRPSQATASAGRGATRARREELRVRGAGASSTRGGKTPGEDEVDAPPGINWPQAREGPVWAWGPRKTRDLPGLPVLVDSWTRPTSGSSSLQLHGVGCRYRRVPCPLPWFVQCDVTDPGPLYLGVLPGLYVGNFRDSKDPEQLKTHNITHILSIHDNARKLPCNSDKEYLCIIASDSPGQNLLQYFPACNDFIHTARLKGGAVLIHCLAGMSRSVTVAVVYVMCVTSLSWRDALKAVRGARNVANPNVGFLKQLQDFESERMNEERRRLRAKYPSVSLEEDEQMAKQLLASYYHSLSLGEMCEGNCPAGVTCPRGLCHPSRRVGLFRRNSRESSGSRSSSPSRRSTSPSPSPNSPGSSPVSPRRGCPTSPSPLSRHSGSSSPQLTPPQPSSPQNSKRRSSSPLRSPRHSTSPLASPKRSTSPTSPNRGTSPVRSQNSSPVNTPVYGSSPAASPKHTYASLTTPRHTYTSPPGSPKRCASPVLTQNHSTSPYSSPKRSISAPNSPQRSMNRSSHSVKGMFRHSSLWQQHSSVRNDLENRSAKHILGVLSVDNNRDSQDNHREHRVSDERTPQQHLKSDDDTRAMSHESTPSSASHLSKQSSLPNCPSQEHSASHQHIQRQASLPPQPSQYSHPCHPSVLGSYLQIYRQSSLPEEESEDSLRHSSSVTTSDQQLYRWITRPSQPPQPLPCPYDALFRKASLQESRYKHKPQAQKTNTLDSDTNVENHNMRNSTNKNEENQHSRQTRRSPDKTTPSGKPLSRQVSLPESSSVTRSPQHPPPPSQPPPAIQPGHKMPLQDSTNTKATQEGLALLQQRPTVPQQDSSLGASHGRTPPPLPPNKPKYTPSKSKATSHAMQRSYSSEESKRDFLRCDSETQDLHTCGEPQSWVTGDEPDTHQQEVDLEPKEHTDSLPAGKENKIGVGSSLKQDHKPESPLKQDHKPGSSLKQDHKPGSSLKQDHKSGSPLKQDHKPGSSLKQDHKPGSSLKQDHKPESPLKQDHKPGSSLKQDHKSGSPSKQDHKPGNLKENRRPESPLKQDFKPESPVKQDHKPGSPLKQDHKPGSPLKQDHKPGSPLKQDHKPGSPLKQDHKPGSPLKQDHKPGSPLKQDYRPGSPLKKDHRPGSPLMQDHRPGSPLKQGHKPDSPLKQCHTPASHFSEDHKPDSSLIKENGLVSLTKMSSLSDPDHQQPAPPACPGPPTPPSHSTSTSSTRAGLPQRPQCRPPCPPRRHPPADPHPQPVQPSSSSHLQQEPNTTATVQRQRPTPPVPKQQQPRPSTAVQQPISTQQQPDTPLPEVQHEPATTSPPVQQQQPHNTTTTTTTHQTTNPSAPVQHQPTRPSTPVKHQPTRPSTPVQHQPTRPSTPVQHQPTRPSTPVQHQPTRPSTPVQHQPTRPSTPVQHQPTRPSTPVQHQPTRPSTPVQHQPTRPSTPVQHQPNKPSTPIQHQPRSSPALPHSPRPCPLDPYLQGLPHQQSCPPCLPIQPITTSHNHTLSTCPFKPSSNSATHKPPSSTPPNPSHSTPPKPSSSTPPNPSHSTPPKPSSSTPPKPSKSLPAKPSSSTSPKPLGSASPKPSSSTPPKPSSSVPAKPSSSTPPKPSTSTPPKPSGSAPPKPTNSESPKPSSCAPLKSSSSVPPESESSAPPKTLSSAPPKPSSSAPSERPSSASPKPPSSAPPNSSSSASPTPSSSASPKPPSSGSPKPRSSASPTPPSSASPKPPSSASPKVMDKCCSSLLTQEVGRWTSSPVDGRLARPSPSPQPPGVSPSHHLTVPGDSQPHLQHKHSPQKTGNCSVSRNSKVNHDRVGKAGHKSKVTTADRTRSTELKKQEKSFEEFHELFKKCSVKNIPQAASPTQSESAGPAMTHTQNIATSRGSRPPLPQ
- the LOC139765283 gene encoding uncharacterized protein isoform X3, whose protein sequence is MGNGMNKDKEYLCIIASDSPGQNLLQYFPACNDFIHTARLKGGAVLIHCLAGMSRSVTVAVVYVMCVTSLSWRDALKAVRGARNVANPNVGFLKQLQDFESERMNEERRRLRAKYPSVSLEEDEQMAKQLLASYYHSLSLGEMCEGNCPAGVTCPRGLCHPSRRVGLFRRNSRESSGSRSSSPSRRSTSPSPSPNSPGSSPVSPRRGCPTSPSPLSRHSGSSSPQLTPPQPSSPQNSKRRSSSPLRSPRHSTSPLASPKRSTSPTSPNRGTSPVRSQNSSPVNTPVYGSSPAASPKHTYASLTTPRHTYTSPPGSPKRCASPVLTQNHSTSPYSSPKRSISAPNSPQRSMNRSSHSVKGMFRHSSLWQQHSSVRNDLENRSAKHILGVLSVDNNRDSQDNHREHRVSDERTPQQHLKSDDDTRAMSHESTPSSASHLSKQSSLPNCPSQEHSASHQHIQRQASLPPQPSQYSHPCHPSVLGSYLQIYRQSSLPEEESEDSLRHSSSVTTSDQQLYRWITRPSQPPQPLPCPYDALFRKASLQESRYKHKPQAQKTNTLDSDTNVENHNMRNSTNKNEENQHSRQTRRSPDKTTPSGKPLSRQVSLPESSSVTRSPQHPPPPSQPPPAIQPGHKMPLQDSTNTKATQEGLALLQQRPTVPQQDSSLGASHGRTPPPLPPNKPKYTPSKSKATSHAMQRSYSSEESKRDFLRCDSETQDLHTCGEPQSWVTGDEPDTHQQEVDLEPKEHTDSLPAGKENKIGVGSSLKQDHKPESPLKQDHKPGSSLKQDHKPGSSLKQDHKSGSPLKQDHKPGSSLKQDHKPGSSLKQDHKPESPLKQDHKPGSSLKQDHKSGSPSKQDHKPGNLKENRRPESPLKQDFKPESPVKQDHKPGSPLKQDHKPGSPLKQDHKPGSPLKQDHKPGSPLKQDHKPGSPLKQDHKPGSPLKQDYRPGSPLKKDHRPGSPLMQDHRPGSPLKQGHKPDSPLKQCHTPASHFSEDHKPDSSLIKENGLVSLTKMSSLSDPDHQQPAPPACPGPPTPPSHSTSTSSTRAGLPQRPQCRPPCPPRRHPPADPHPQPVQPSSSSHLQQEPNTTATVQRQRPTPPVPKQQQPRPSTAVQQPISTQQQPDTPLPEVQHEPATTSPPVQQQQPHNTTTTTTTHQTTNPSAPVQHQPTRPSTPVKHQPTRPSTPVQHQPTRPSTPVQHQPTRPSTPVQHQPTRPSTPVQHQPTRPSTPVQHQPTRPSTPVQHQPTRPSTPVQHQPTRPSTPVQHQPNKPSTPIQHQPRSSPALPHSPRPCPLDPYLQGLPHQQSCPPCLPIQPITTSHNHTLSTCPFKPSSNSATHKPPSSTPPNPSHSTPPKPSSSTPPNPSHSTPPKPSSSTPPKPSKSLPAKPSSSTSPKPLGSASPKPSSSTPPKPSSSVPAKPSSSTPPKPSTSTPPKPSGSAPPKPTNSESPKPSSCAPLKSSSSVPPESESSAPPKTLSSAPPKPSSSAPSERPSSASPKPPSSAPPNSSSSASPTPSSSASPKPPSSGSPKPRSSASPTPPSSASPKPPSSASPKVMDKCCSSLLTQEVGRWTSSPVDGRLARPSPSPQPPGVSPSHHLTVPGDSQPHLQHKHSPQKTGNCSVSRNSKVNHDRVGKAGHKSKVTTADRTRSTELKKQEKSFEEFHELFKKCSVKNIPQAASPTQSESAGPAMTHTQNIATSRGSRPPLPQ
- the LOC139765283 gene encoding uncharacterized protein isoform X2; translated protein: MGNGMNKVLPGLYVGNFRDSKDPEQLKTHNITHILSIHDNARKLPCNSDKEYLCIIASDSPGQNLLQYFPACNDFIHTARLKGGAVLIHCLAGMSRSVTVAVVYVMCVTSLSWRDALKAVRGARNVANPNVGFLKQLQDFESERMNEERRRLRAKYPSVSLEEDEQMAKQLLASYYHSLSLGEMCEGNCPAGVTCPRGLCHPSRRVGLFRRNSRESSGSRSSSPSRRSTSPSPSPNSPGSSPVSPRRGCPTSPSPLSRHSGSSSPQLTPPQPSSPQNSKRRSSSPLRSPRHSTSPLASPKRSTSPTSPNRGTSPVRSQNSSPVNTPVYGSSPAASPKHTYASLTTPRHTYTSPPGSPKRCASPVLTQNHSTSPYSSPKRSISAPNSPQRSMNRSSHSVKGMFRHSSLWQQHSSVRNDLENRSAKHILGVLSVDNNRDSQDNHREHRVSDERTPQQHLKSDDDTRAMSHESTPSSASHLSKQSSLPNCPSQEHSASHQHIQRQASLPPQPSQYSHPCHPSVLGSYLQIYRQSSLPEEESEDSLRHSSSVTTSDQQLYRWITRPSQPPQPLPCPYDALFRKASLQESRYKHKPQAQKTNTLDSDTNVENHNMRNSTNKNEENQHSRQTRRSPDKTTPSGKPLSRQVSLPESSSVTRSPQHPPPPSQPPPAIQPGHKMPLQDSTNTKATQEGLALLQQRPTVPQQDSSLGASHGRTPPPLPPNKPKYTPSKSKATSHAMQRSYSSEESKRDFLRCDSETQDLHTCGEPQSWVTGDEPDTHQQEVDLEPKEHTDSLPAGKENKIGVGSSLKQDHKPESPLKQDHKPGSSLKQDHKPGSSLKQDHKSGSPLKQDHKPGSSLKQDHKPGSSLKQDHKPESPLKQDHKPGSSLKQDHKSGSPSKQDHKPGNLKENRRPESPLKQDFKPESPVKQDHKPGSPLKQDHKPGSPLKQDHKPGSPLKQDHKPGSPLKQDHKPGSPLKQDHKPGSPLKQDYRPGSPLKKDHRPGSPLMQDHRPGSPLKQGHKPDSPLKQCHTPASHFSEDHKPDSSLIKENGLVSLTKMSSLSDPDHQQPAPPACPGPPTPPSHSTSTSSTRAGLPQRPQCRPPCPPRRHPPADPHPQPVQPSSSSHLQQEPNTTATVQRQRPTPPVPKQQQPRPSTAVQQPISTQQQPDTPLPEVQHEPATTSPPVQQQQPHNTTTTTTTHQTTNPSAPVQHQPTRPSTPVKHQPTRPSTPVQHQPTRPSTPVQHQPTRPSTPVQHQPTRPSTPVQHQPTRPSTPVQHQPTRPSTPVQHQPTRPSTPVQHQPTRPSTPVQHQPNKPSTPIQHQPRSSPALPHSPRPCPLDPYLQGLPHQQSCPPCLPIQPITTSHNHTLSTCPFKPSSNSATHKPPSSTPPNPSHSTPPKPSSSTPPNPSHSTPPKPSSSTPPKPSKSLPAKPSSSTSPKPLGSASPKPSSSTPPKPSSSVPAKPSSSTPPKPSTSTPPKPSGSAPPKPTNSESPKPSSCAPLKSSSSVPPESESSAPPKTLSSAPPKPSSSAPSERPSSASPKPPSSAPPNSSSSASPTPSSSASPKPPSSGSPKPRSSASPTPPSSASPKPPSSASPKVMDKCCSSLLTQEVGRWTSSPVDGRLARPSPSPQPPGVSPSHHLTVPGDSQPHLQHKHSPQKTGNCSVSRNSKVNHDRVGKAGHKSKVTTADRTRSTELKKQEKSFEEFHELFKKCSVKNIPQAASPTQSESAGPAMTHTQNIATSRGSRPPLPQ